cctttatgTAGCCATTcaagaaggcacttttgacatccatctgatgaagagtaaattccatgtatgatgcaaaggctatgaggagtcttattgcttccaatcttgcaactggagcaaaggtctcatcacaGTCTATGCCTTCTTCCTGGCTGTAACCTTGAACTACCAACCTTGCCTTGTTCCTTTTAATAGTTCCATCTTCgtcaagcttgtttctgaagatccatttagtgccaattactgatctaTCCTTGAGTCTTGGaaccagatgccaaacttgacttttTTCAAACTAATTGAGTTTATCTTGTATTGCATTTACCCAGTCtgtatcctgcaaagcctcaacaacatttttaggttcaataaaaGATAAGAAAGTATCAAAAGCACAcaaattctttaattgtgatctaattttaactccagaggttggatcagtgattatgttcttaatgggatgagaactttgatacttgtaaggtttcacaaccaattGGTTTCTGTTTGATATTTCTTCCATGTTCTATTGCTGAGGAACATGCTCATGGACAAGTTCCATTTGGGGattagttttagttcttctttgttcagttccccccgtcaggttgccctggatggaagaacctgttccattgcctgttccttcttttggtgcagtTTTAGCTTGAGCTGTGACTTCACTCAattcttttaccagcccaatagcttcatcttcatgttcctgtctctcagaaagaatgttagtttcatcaaaaactacatgtatactttcttctacacacaaagttcttttgttgtacactttataagcttttctatgtgaagaatatcccaagaatactccttcatcacttttgggatcaaacttacctagggagtcctttccattattgtgcataaAGCATTTGCATTCAAATgacctaagatgggatatatttggtttactccctttaagtaactcatagggagtcttctctataagaggtctagtcatgcacctattaatgatgtaacatgtagtgtttacagcctctgcccagaagctatggggcagtttattagaaagaagcatagtcttagccatatcttcaagagtcttattctttctttcaactactccattttgttgtggagtcctaggtgtaaagaaattatgatctataccatgctcatcacaaaattcagcaaacttagtattttcaaattcagttccatgatcagacctaattgatgcaagttgattacctagttgtttctgagtttttctaacaaaggcagtaaacatgtcaaatgcttcatccttagatgttaaaaacaatacccaagtaaacctagagtaatcatcaacaagtaccatcacatatttcttaccacatctgctcaatgttctcattagaccacatagatccatatgaaccagttccatcatcctggtcgtgcttaccactttttttcttttaaaagaggatcttacctgcttccctcttgcacaagcctcacaaactttgtcttccttgaacttgatgttaggtaaccctatcaccaggtcctaggagactaatttgttgagttgatttagGCTTGCATgcccaagtcttttgtgccacaggaggggatcattatccaacacactcaagaaagtgagttcattttctgaaagagtggacaaatctacaatgtaaatattgttaactctacaatgtaaatattgttaactcttttttcctgcaaaacaatcttgtccgTGGTGagattaatcacaaaacatttagtagaggtgaatgctaccaggttacctctgtcacacagttgtgatacactgattaagctatatttcaagccatctattaagtagacattctcaatggaatgtgagtctatcttatctacctttccaaccccaatgatctcacctttcttccagacattacctccttttaggtCCTCACGTGAAAGGAAATGGTTCTTACTTCCaatcatatgctttgagcagccactatccatgtaccatatttggctacttcccttcacttgaaCCTCTTGTTCGTCGTCTGATTCTCCAATTGCCATATTGCTTGTTCATCTCCGATTTCATCTTTTGAGTCCTCATCTGaggtttctccccaagcagcaaccatatcCTTTGTTGATCCTTGGTTCTTTTTGGGTTGAACTTGTTCCTTATTCCTATTTCTtcattcagccctttccttcttccattcaatttcccactgaggACAGTTTTTGATCACGTGGTCAGTCTTCCCACATTTATAACagccctcgttggtctgtttttCAGGAGCCCTtagtttgttgaaggttgtacctcttgaagaaccctttcctctcattaggtacttcttgaaatcccttatgatcatagccatttcatcatcatctaagtcagcaccttcagctattctgagagccaagcttctttccttcttgggtgcatccatcttcatggtttgcctgctcagttcataggcagtgaggtttccaatcagctcatccaACTCGAGAGTAGctatgttctttgattcctgaatggcagtgattttgcttttccAAGTTACTGCCAGGATCCTTGTCAAGAtcttctcaaccttgtcttcttcaagaataattcttctaagagacttaagttcatttatTAGTGTTGtaaaccttgtgtacatctcttggatagtttctccttccttcatggtgaaattctcatattgagaatacaacagagttcctcttgatctctttacttgaggagttccttcatgggccacttgtAGAGTGTCCTAgatctccttagcagtggtacaactttgaattctgctgtactcgtctggacctagtccacacacaacccatttcttggccttggcattcttttcccatttcttcaaatcttcgaCAGTACAGTCAGCTCTCATCTTTGGcacgtccactccttcagcattcttctttgtagtagctAGGGGACCATCAGTAACAATGTCCCAAAGTTCATAGTATTCTCCTATGACGTGGTCTCTCATTCTGTTCTTCCACCAGAGTAATACTGGCCATTAAAAAGTGAATGCCTAGTAGTGGGTTgtccttcccagtttccaggtggtgcactcatcttgatctattCCTAatgtgttagcctcttcaaggataacccgctctaataccaattgatatttTAGACTTCAAtatcacacaagagggggggaggtgatttgtgtggtacccaatttttggtTAACTttattatagaaggacctggttcttctatgtattCCAACTATTACAGTTgcagaataataaatacagaaaataaagaacacagagattttacgtggaaaacacctggctcaaaaggagaaaaaaccacgacctaccttccAGCATGATTTTCCCAAACTcaccactaaaatcactgagccaaaaactgcatttataaaaactcttttgtaaacctaggattaactctaatctcaTTGTGGCACACAGGCTCaattgttgcgacaacttcaagttaactctaacttgaaaactctacgtacctaatacaattgcttctaaatAAGTTGAAAGGTATagtgtaaaatcacctactacaattgaactagaataaaagatagacacttggaactagttcttctatctggttcaagttgcttcaggattgcacgcgtgaatcacacataaattgcttgcaaaattgccttgctattttgctctcaattcacgtttaacttctacttatgtgcattacctgtaaaatagaacaacactgatatttaaggggttagcaattagagattgactaggatacagatgctactcttctatggtggaagagttctagttgatctcatactcttaACTCTATCCTTTTCTCAACccgtgttctctttgtgtaaggagtctttctccttatccaatatgcaacattTTCGATCATGATCAGGAGATATCACTTCTAATAAGTTTGGTTTATCTCCTTCAGGTGCATCCCACATGTTTGAGTTGATCATAACTGTACTTCACAAGATGGAccggtccatgtctgagttcctttggaagtcttcaaaacttcacctttacTTGGGCTCACAAGTTATTATTCCTTCACTAATCTTAATCTGGTTGACTACATTGTACTTTTAACCTGGTTGACTACATTGTTCTCTTGCTCCATAATTGATAATGTTGATCTATTGTGTAGTTCAACAACTCTTACCTGCTTAAACGGGGtgacctttttatttttatataatcttttTCACACTGTATAATTGATGGAAATTTAACAATATCAATTCTCTGTTTTCTATGACAATTGCAGTTTCAATGTGACACTAATGCTGGAAACCCTTAGAGGAAAGAGGATGTTATACGTGGGAGATTCCTTAAACAGAGGACAATATATTTCAATGGTTTGTCTTCTCCATAGACTAATTCCTGAGAATGCTAAGTCCATTGAAACTTTTGGTTCCCTCTCTGTTTTCACAGCCAAGGTGATCATTTTAAAGTTGCATATAGCAATATTTCATGACTACATCGATTTAATAAGTGTTGCTTTAGCTTGAATTTAATTAATATTGCAGGATTACAATGCGACAATTGAGTTTTACTGGGCACCATTTCTGCTGGAATCAAATGCCGATGATGCAGTGGTACATAGAATATCTGATAGAGTTGTCAGGAAAGGTTCAATAAATAAGCACGGAAAGAATTGGAAAGGAGCTGATATAGTCGTGTTCAATACTTATCTTTGGTGGATGACCGGCCTAGAATTCAACATTTTGTAATTATCTTTCCCTCTCGTATTCTTTTAGCAAGTCAAATTTAAATCTGTTTTTTATAACATTTGATTAAAGTAATATACAACATCATGTGATTTTCTCTAGTAAGTCTAATTTGGTAATTTAAAAAATTAAGTAAATAGCTTTCTACAATCTATCAAAATATACTGATAGTgtaaaatttcttttatttaGATTTGTCTGTTTGTGAAGGGCTAAATGATATTGAAATGAAATTGACACAGACAAGGGTCTTTTGAGGATGAAGTGAAGGATATTGCGGTAGTATCAACGGAGGATGCATATCGAATGGGAATGAAGAGTATGCTGAGATGGGTGAAAAAGAATATGGATCCAAAGAAAACCAGAGTCTTTTTCACTAGCATGTCACCTTCTCATCAAAAGTAACAATCTTCACTTTTTGTTGAAATTCTTCTTGTCAcattaaaatttgaaaaaataacaGTAGTAGTTAATCTTTATTTTTGCAGGAGCATAGATTGGGGAGGAGAACCAAATGAAAACTGTTACAATGAAACAAAAATTATAAAGGACCCAATTTACTGGGGATCAGATAGTAGAAAAAGTATAATGCAAGTGATTGGAGAAGTGTTTCGTAAAACAAAAGTGCCCATTACATTTCTCAACATCACGCAGCTCTCAAGTTACAGAAAAGATGCTCACACATCAATTTACAAGAAGCAGTGGAATCCATTAACAGCGGAGCAATTGGTAAATCCAGTTAGCTATGCTGATTGTGTGCATTGGTGTTTGCCTGGTCTTCAAGATACTTGGAATGAGCTTTTATTCGCCAAACTTTTCTATCCTTGAGATTTTAAGAGCATGAAACATATTCATATTATCACACTTTCAACATGGTTGTGTGGCGGAGGACAATATCAATTTGGTTACCTAGGTTTTCCTTTATTCTTTTGGATGAATTCGCGgacaaaaaattattttaacaaaatgaaATCTGTGTATAAATGTAGTGATTCTTGCAAAGATTGTGAAAGGAAAAATTGTTGCAAAGATGTGAAAAGAAttcttgcaaaaaaaaaaaatagtttgcaTTTTTTCTGAAATTGGAGAATCAGAGTTCTATTTCGATTTCATTTATGGAAAATTGGCATGTATATACCTTTCCTAAGAACTATTAATTGGCAGGATTTTAGCTAAATATTAGGGTTAGGAACTAAAACTTAAACATTAGTAATTGATAGCCAAAATCCTACCAAACGAACTAAAAAAAAGGAGAATTTGGGTATTGAACTCCTAATTTCATACTTATCCCCTTCAATTTTCGACAAATACACCTAAGTGAACCACAACACAAAAATTATTGATTGTAATTGCTAAATAGCCATTATAAAGCCTAAAATATACTCTACGGTTAATTACGGAGCGAGGCATATAGCAATGCACTTAAAGTAATAATGAACAATATTGAAATGACAGATAACGTCAAATAGCATGCCACTTGCAAACTTTAGTCAAGActacacatacatatataagaAGTCATATAAATAGTTAAAGTGATACATAAAGTTAACAAAACGGCGCAAGGTGTAACTGGCAAGTTGATAGCTTGAGGCCAGAATAAAAGTGACGTAAAAAAAACTACAAAAGAATATTAATAAGAAAATACAAAGAACCGTAGTAACAAACATCCAGCTTAATGAACGTCTGGTCATATTTGACTAGTGTAGCGCATGCATACCATGTGCTATATAAGTCTGGAGCATAAAACAGCCTTGGGAAATCATTCTGCCTATGTTCTTCGACTTCCTCTTCTATGTTCTCTCTTCTTTAGCTTCCTCGGTGATGTCGTAGGCATCCTAAAGTTCAATATTGTTGTTTTGTCATCCATCGAACCCGATGTTTGCTTTTGTGGCAAATACTATAGGTTGAAGACTTCAACAACTCTTAGAAACTCCGATTAAAGATTCTGGGGTTGTATAGTGTCAAAGGTGAGTAAATTTTGTGTTTCAAAGTTATATAAGGTACGTGTTTTCATTCAATCAccgaaaattatttttttattttgtaggatAATGGAATGTGCGACTATTTTAGATGGCACGATGAACCACCGACAAACCAAACAAGCATGGTATTGTCGTGGTTGAGGATGTCCTCAGTTGACGATGATACAGAGGACGATGACACTTCCTCCGCTTCAGTTCAGCAAGTAAAAATAACTTTACCCTTCTATCTCTTAAAGAGAGTGAAACAGAATGTCCGTTGAGATCTCCTACCTTAATATAAGTAATTTTTTCAACTGTAATAAAATTGAATTTCTTTAAAATTGTTTGTGATAAAATCTTCACTGGTCCAGTTGTAATACTTTGACTTGTCTCTCCTAAGGTACAACAACTTGATTATGTCATATGACTCAGACAAACTCTAGACAAATTGTTGAGTCTAAAGATCCAACACTTggagcacctttaacaaagtaaAACTCTTTTATTTTCGTGATTCTAACCTCACTTTTTCAAGCATTGTACAATATTTTTCATAAACCATATTACGAACAAAAGATTCCTATTTAAAGGTGTTTGAATTCTTCATTGGATTGAATTGGAAGAAAATGGGGTAATAAGTTATGAAATCACGGAAAACATGGGTTAATAGATGAATTAGCGTGTAATTAGTAGCAGAACATGAGAAAGTAGTTATAAAAAAGCTATAACCATTATCTACATCATAGAGTAGTGGGTTAATTAGGAGTTATGACCAATTCTCAAATCATAggataaaaataacaacaacccagtgtaatcccacaagtggggtttggggaggataagatgtatgcagccttacccctaccttgaaaaggcagagagactgtttccgatagaccctcgactaAAGAAAGGATGTAATAAGAAGTAATAGTAATACAAGGTATTTAGAAAACGAGATCCAAGATAGCAAAAGAGAGTATGAAAGAAGTACTAATAGTCAGTAATAACAGTATAAGATATGAAGTGATAGAAAACTTGGGGCATATGGAAGGCAAGAAATAACAGTACAAGATATGTGGTAATAGAAAAATAAGGATAAAAGGGATATCATACTAACACTAATACTATTGAACTAGGGAAGACACAGGAAAACGctcgactacctactaaccttcaaCCCTAATTCTCAATCTCCtcaccctcctatcaagggtcatgtcctcggtcagctcAAGCTATGTCATGTCTCGCCTGATCTCTTCACCCCAagacttctttggcctacctctacccttCCTCTTACCCCCcaaggccaacctctcacaccttctGACTGGGGCATCTGCGCTTCTCCTTTTAACATGCTCGAACCATCTTAGCCTAGCATCTCGCATTTTTTTTTCTCCATAGGGGCCACTCCTACCttgtcccgaataacttcattcctaactCTATCTAACCTAGTATGCCcatacatccatctcaacatcctcgtTTCAGCTACTTTTATCTGTTGAATatgggagttcttgactggccagCACTCtaccccatacaacatagtcagTCTAACCACTACCTTGTAGAACTTACCTATAAGTCTCAAAGGCACATTCTTATCTTAGAAGACACCGGAAGAGAGCCTCCACTTCATCTACCCTACTCCGATACGATGTGTAACATCTTATCAATCTCCCCATCATTCTGAATTATAGAACCAAGGTACCTGAAACTCTCTCTCCTGGGAATGATTGCGTATCAAGCCTTACATCACCGTCTGCTTCCTGGGTAACACctctgaacttgcactccaagtattctgtcttggtcctgctcaacttgaaacctttagactcaagggtatgtctctagacctccagcctctcgttaacaccACCTCGCGTCttatcaatcagaactatgttatctgcaaataacatgcaccaaggcacctccccttgaatatgtcGTGTCAATGCGTCCATTTCCAAGGAAAATAAAAACGGGCTAAGTGCTGACCCTGATGCAACCCCATCGCAACCAGAAAGTATTCAGAGTCTCCTTGTGATGCTCTTACCCGTGTCTTCGCTCCATTATACATGCCCTGGATCACTCTAATATACACTACAGGCACTCCTTATCTTTCAAACACCTCCATAGAACCTCTCTTGGGACTTTGTCATAAGCTTTCTCTAGGCCAATGAACACCATATGTAAGTCCTTTTTTTATCACCCTATACTGCTTCACCAATCTCCTCATAACGTAAATGGCTTTAGTAGTCAATCTTTCCGGTATGAAACCAAATTGGTTCTCGGAAATGGACACACTCCTCCTCATCCTCCCTTTTatcaccctctcccaaacttacATCGTATGGCTTaacaacttgatacccctataattattGTAGTTTTTGATATCCTCCTTGTTCTTGTACAATGGAATCATCGTACTCCACCTCTACTCTTCAGGCATCTTCTTCGTCCTAAATATGACGTTAAGCAACCTAGAGAGCCATTCCAAACCCGCCTTTCCCACACTGTTGTAGAATTCTACAGGGATCTCGTCTGGCCCAGTCGCTCTACCCCTACTTATCCTGTGCGTAGCCCTTATAACCTCCCCTACTCCTATGCGTCTACAATACCCTAAATCTTGAAGTCGCTCCGAGTACTCCGACTCACCCAACACAATGCTCCTATCTCCCTCTTCATTCAAGAGTTTATGGAAGTAAGACAACCATCTCTACCTAATATGTTCCCCTCCAACAAAACTCTACCCTCCTCGTCtattatgcacctcacttggtccagatcacgggcattcctctctctcaccttcgCCAGCATGTACAACTTCTTGTTCCCGCCTTTGTCCTCAAGTTCTTCATATAAATGACCAAACGCCTCGGTCTTAGCTGCAGTAACCGCTAACTTCTCCTCCTTCTTAGATTTCATATACTCCTCCCTGTTAGCCCTCTTCTCCCCCTCATCTATGCTCTCTACTAGCTTCAAATACGCTGCTTTCTTAGCTTTCACTTTCCCTTGAACCTCTTCGTTCCATCACCAGTACCTTTGTGGCCACCAGATAAAACCTTCGAGACACCTAACACCTCTCTTGCCGCCTCTCTAATACAATTCGTTGTCATAGTCCATAAACAACACGCATCCCCGCTACTCCTCCAGGCCTCCATAGCCAACAACTTCTCCCTCAACTCCTGAACTTTGTCCTTAGTCAATATATCCCACCCGACCCTAGGTATACCAGACATAACCCTCTTTCTTCTCGTCCACCTGATCTCTATGTCTATAACAGAAAGCATATGCTGGGTCGTAAGATTCTCACTCGGGATGACCTTGCAATCCATGCATAAATATCTATCTCACTTTCTAAGGAATAGATAATCAATCTAGATCTTGGACACCGTATTTCGGTAGGTTATCAGGTGCTCCATCTTCTTCGAGATGCACGAGTTAGCAGTTACTAGATCAAAAGCTTTAGCGCACTCCAGCAACGAAGTACCTCTTCCATTTCTATATCCAAAATCAAAGCCACCATGCACACCGCCATACCCCCAGACTACCTCCCAATGTAGCTGTTAAAATCTCCTCCTATAAGCTTCTCGGTGGACAGTATATCCCTCACCAACCCATCCAAATATTCCTAAAGTGCCTTTTAACTTCCTCGTCCAAACCCAGCCGAGGCATATAAGCACTAACTACGTTCAAAGTATACCCACCCACGACTATCTTAATGTCTATCAACGTGTCATTCACCCTCATAACCTCAACTAGTAGCTCCCTAAGATCCCTATCAACTAAGATGCCAACCCCATTCTTCCCTCTCACCCTCCCAAAATACCATAACTTAAACCCATCTGCCTCTCGAGCCCTGCTACCCACCCATCTAGTCTCCTGGAAACAGGTTATGTTAATTTTACTCTTATGGAGAATCTTTGCTAACTTTATAGATTTTCCTATTAAACACACTATGTTCCATGACCCCACTCTCAACCTAGAGGGTCCCTTACCCCCTGGCACCCTTACTCTCCACCCCCCACTCCCCCGAGGACATGACCTCACTCTATCATAGATCATCGTGGCCATTAGACCAGAAAAAGCTACAAAATGAATAGACTAAAAAGTAAGCTAAAGGTTCAAAGGTGCAAATACGGATACAGGTAAGCAGACACAAATTATATATTAACTATAACATAAAAGTTATCGACAGAGACATATAAAGGCAAGCAAGTCTaactaaataaaaattaaaacaaGATACTGTAGATGTAAAGGAGGTAGGCAAGGAAAATATACAGATACCACAAATATCAAAGAAGGAACGAAAGAACCTGGAGTGAGTCTTCCTGAAGTACACTAGATCTGCTCAAGACCACTAATAGTCCTGTTGCATCCTACGGGTTAGCTCGTAGTCTTGCTACGTCACACTGGAAAATACTTGTTTGGTGTCCCTATTTGCTGCACACAAACCACAcaccccacacaca
This sequence is a window from Nicotiana sylvestris chromosome 3, ASM39365v2, whole genome shotgun sequence. Protein-coding genes within it:
- the LOC104242034 gene encoding protein trichome birefringence-like 33 isoform X1; this encodes MKPSSSSSPSSILRKARLSPFLFTLLAFIVFVTILYSEDFSCIFSQLEYSSLSGPPNSISRIKKNKKLPFAIGETEEGCDMFSGRWVRDYSRPLYEEEECPYIQPQLTCQEHGRPDKDYQHWRWQPHGCSIPSFNVTLMLETLRGKRMLYVGDSLNRGQYISMVCLLHRLIPENAKSIETFGSLSVFTAKDYNATIEFYWAPFLLESNADDAVVHRISDRVVRKGSINKHGKNWKGADIVVFNTYLWWMTGLEFNILQGSFEDEVKDIAVVSTEDAYRMGMKSMLRWVKKNMDPKKTRVFFTSMSPSHQKSIDWGGEPNENCYNETKIIKDPIYWGSDSRKSIMQVIGEVFRKTKVPITFLNITQLSSYRKDAHTSIYKKQWNPLTAEQLVNPVSYADCVHWCLPGLQDTWNELLFAKLFYP
- the LOC104242034 gene encoding protein trichome birefringence-like 33 isoform X2 → MFSGRWVRDYSRPLYEEEECPYIQPQLTCQEHGRPDKDYQHWRWQPHGCSIPSFNVTLMLETLRGKRMLYVGDSLNRGQYISMVCLLHRLIPENAKSIETFGSLSVFTAKDYNATIEFYWAPFLLESNADDAVVHRISDRVVRKGSINKHGKNWKGADIVVFNTYLWWMTGLEFNILQGSFEDEVKDIAVVSTEDAYRMGMKSMLRWVKKNMDPKKTRVFFTSMSPSHQKSIDWGGEPNENCYNETKIIKDPIYWGSDSRKSIMQVIGEVFRKTKVPITFLNITQLSSYRKDAHTSIYKKQWNPLTAEQLVNPVSYADCVHWCLPGLQDTWNELLFAKLFYP